GGAAGAAACCTATTCGGTCCTCGGCGCGTGGGACGGCGACCCGGATCGCGGCATCATTTCGTATCAGACGGCAATTGGCCAGGCGTTGCTCGGCCACAAGCTCGGCGAAATAGTCACGCTTACCGACGAGCATGAGACTCGCCGTTTTGCCATCATCTCCATCGATCCTGCGCCGATTGACGTGACGCCGCCCGATCCGTCCCTGACCGAAATCACCGCCGAGCCAGTCGCTGCGGAGTAGCTCTCAGTAGGGCCACAGCCGCAGTGCTGGACACTGCCAATCCTCTCGCGCAAAATTGGTCTCATCATGACCGACCCAATCCTGATCGCTCAAGGTAGAGAACCGATTTATCTCCTGCCGAAAATGGCGAACCGCCACGGTCTCATCGCCGGCGCCACCGGAACTGGCAAAACGGTGACCCTGCAAACTTTGGCTGAGAATTTCAGCAGTCGCGGCATCCCGGTCTTCATGGCTGACGTAAAAGGGGATCTGGCCGGGATGAGCCAGGCCGGAGGTAATAATCCCAAGGTCGTCGACCGCGCGAAGGAGCTCGGGATCTCCGATTTCAAAGGCGAAGCGTGTCCCGTTGTTTTCTGGGATGTCTTCGGTGAGAATGGTCACCCGGTCCGCGCCACCGTTTCCGAGATGGGGCCGCTTCTCTTGGGGCGGCTGATGAGTTTGAATGATACCCAGGAAGGCGTGCTCAACATGGTGTTTCGCATCGCCGACGAAAACGGCCTGCTCCTCCTCGATTTGAAGGACCTGCGCTCGATGCTCCAGTTCGTCGCGGATAACGCCGAGCAGTTCAAAACCAAATACGGCAACGTCTCCGCCGCGAGCGCCGGCGCGATCCAGCGTAGTCTCCTCGAGCTCGAGACCCAGGGCGCGGACAAGTTTTTCGGCGAACCGGCGCTCGATCTTGACGATCTGATCCAAACGCAGAGCGGCCGCGGGGTCGTCAACATTCTCGCCGCGGAGAAACTAATGCAGCAGTCGCCGAGGGTTTACGCGACCTTTCTGCTTTGGCTGCTGTCGGAGCTTTTCGAGCGTCTGCCCGAAATCGGCGACCCGGAAAAACCAAAATTAGTCTTCTTCTTCGACGAAGCGCATTTGATCTTCTCCGACATCGAGCCCGCGGTGGAACAAAAAATCGAGCAGATGGTCCGGTTGATTCGGTCGAAAGGGGTTGGCGTTTATTTCGTGAGCCAGAATCCGCTCGATATCCCCGACGTCGTCCTCGGGCAGCTCGGCAATCGGGTCCAGCATGCCTTGCGCGCATTTACCCCGCGCGATCAAAAGGCGGTTACGGCGGCGGCGCAGACATTTCGCCAGAATCCCAAACTCAAGGTCGAAAAAGTTCTCACGGAGCTTGGGGTAGGCGAGGCGCTCGTCTCGACCTTGGATGAAGAAGGCAAACCAACGATTGTTGACCGCGCGAAGATCGTTCCGCCGCGGAGCCAGGTAGGCGCTATCACACCCGAACAACGCAAACAGATCATCCAGTCGTCCAGCATTGCCGGGCATTATGAAAAAGCCGTGGACCGCGAGTCGGCCTACGAAAAATTGCAGGCACGCGCGACCGACAAAGCGGTGACGGCTGGCGCGCCGCCCGCTCCGACTCCCACCTCCACGGCGCCGACGGCTCCTGGCAGTGAGGGCGCGCAGCCATCGATTTTCGACACGATTAGCGGAGCCTTCAAGCCGACCATCGGCCCTCGTGGCGCCGTCCATGATTCGTTCGCCACGAGCATGCTCAAAAGCGCTACCCGCGCTGCGACCAGCCAGATGGGCCGTCAGATCGTGCGCGGCATTTTGGGCAGTTTTCTCGGAGGGAAGGGGAGGTAGGGACGGCGCGTTGCGCCGTCCCCCAAGGAGGGGCGCTTTCCCGTTTCGACAGGCTCAAG
This Chthoniobacterales bacterium DNA region includes the following protein-coding sequences:
- a CDS encoding helicase HerA-like domain-containing protein, whose product is MTDPILIAQGREPIYLLPKMANRHGLIAGATGTGKTVTLQTLAENFSSRGIPVFMADVKGDLAGMSQAGGNNPKVVDRAKELGISDFKGEACPVVFWDVFGENGHPVRATVSEMGPLLLGRLMSLNDTQEGVLNMVFRIADENGLLLLDLKDLRSMLQFVADNAEQFKTKYGNVSAASAGAIQRSLLELETQGADKFFGEPALDLDDLIQTQSGRGVVNILAAEKLMQQSPRVYATFLLWLLSELFERLPEIGDPEKPKLVFFFDEAHLIFSDIEPAVEQKIEQMVRLIRSKGVGVYFVSQNPLDIPDVVLGQLGNRVQHALRAFTPRDQKAVTAAAQTFRQNPKLKVEKVLTELGVGEALVSTLDEEGKPTIVDRAKIVPPRSQVGAITPEQRKQIIQSSSIAGHYEKAVDRESAYEKLQARATDKAVTAGAPPAPTPTSTAPTAPGSEGAQPSIFDTISGAFKPTIGPRGAVHDSFATSMLKSATRAATSQMGRQIVRGILGSFLGGKGR